The Caldicellulosiruptoraceae bacterium PP1 nucleotide sequence TTTCCAACCGGTTGCCAAGAGATTGACCAAAAATCGCCATCTTCGTCATCTCTAAGATATACATATCTACCAGGCCTATCCATAGGAATACTGTTGAATCTGTATCTAAGAAGTCTACCGCTTTTAGGTGATTTGTAAAATGAATATCCACCAGCATTATTAGATATTATAGCACAATAGTTTTGAGTGCCAAGATAGTTAATCCATGGTGCTGGGGTATTTGGTGAAGTGATAACATATTCTTTTTTATTGTTATCAAAATAGCCAAATCTCATCAAAATACCTCCCATAATATACACATAAAGTTTACATGAAAATGAGTAATTGATTTCTTATTTAATTATATCATACAATAAAATAATTGTTAAACATATATAATTAAAATATATAAAAAAAAATATAATTATTTATAATTAACAAAACATATTGTTTCATATGCTATAATAAACACTTTAAATTGTGCAAAATGTCAAAATAATATGCATAAAACAATTAATAATATTTCATTAAACAATAATAATATTTAATTAAAAGAATCCAAAGGGTATAAATAATATTAATAAATTTTAAAAAATAATTTTGTAAGCAGGTGGGAATATGAAAAAAAGGATTGTTTATATATTGATAATTTTTATGTTTGCTTTATTAATTTCTTTACCTTTTATTGTATGGTATTTGCAACCATATAGTTTTATGAATGTTTGGATTATAGACAAAACTGTTCCAAATGAAGACTATAGAGAACATAAAGGATTACATTGGATATTAAACAATATGAAAATAAAGAATGAATTAACAAATAGTAATTTTGATTATAAATTGGACTATTAATGTTGTTGATGCAATACATGGTAATATTTAAATCAAAAAAAGAGTTGGTAAGTCGTATGGATTATATGATTCTGATATTTCAAATTGGACAATTGCATTTCTTGTAGGGCGTGAATTAGAACCTGATGAGGTCATTAATACAAATAAATTAAATAAGGAATTTCGCTTTAATGGTGAGTTTATTAAAAACAATAAAGGAGAAGCTACAGAAGGTTGGTTAGCATTAACTTGTGATTATCTTTTAAAATATGAAACAACAAAATATAATATGCAACACCCTGTTGCAATAGTAAGTTGGCCAACATTAGATATAATTAATCACAGTTCAGAGTTTAATGAACAAGGTAAAAAAGAACTTGAATATAACGATAAGGTGTCAATTGATATAAATACATTTGATTTAGGTCCTAAGAATAAAGCTGGTTTTTTTGGTGCTTATCATATATATCCAAACTATCCTGATTTTATGAATAATGAAGAAAAATATAAAGAATATAAAGATGAATTTGGAAGATTTATGTATGGTGGCTATTTAAAAGAATTTATGAGTTTAAATAAAAAATATCCTGCACTTGTAGCTGAATTTGGTTTAGCTACAGGTATGGCAAACATTCATTCTAATCCAGATAGATATAATCATGGTGGAATAGATGAGATAAGTCAAGGCAAAGGTATTGTAAGAATGATGAATGCGATAAAAAGAGAAGGGTATATTGGAGGAATCATTTTCGAATGGATGGATGAATGGGCAAAAAAGTCTTGGTTTACCGAACCATTTATGATACCTTACGATAGACATATTCTTTGGCATAATATGTTAGATCCAGAACAAAATTATGGTATTTTGGCAAATGAAAGCATTCCACCAGCAAAATCAGATATTGTAATAAGTGATGATGGAATTATAAAAAGTATTGAAATTTCATCAGACCAAAGTTTTCTATATATAAATTTAAGTTATGATAAGAATTTTGATATAAGAAACAAAGAAATAATAATAGGTATTGATACTTATGATAGAGAAAGAGGTGATTTTAAGTATAAAAAAATATTAATATATTAGCACCATCAGGTATTGAATTTATAATAGATATAAAAGGAAAAGAAGCACGATTATTAGCTCATCCAGGTTATAATATTGGTGATATGAAATTTTCTACCCAAAGAACTTTTAATGGAATATTTACAACTATTAATCCTGTAATAAACAAAAAAAGAATTACTATGGATGGTAAGGTAATACCAGAAATAAGACAAGATGGAAGCAAAATTTATTACGGTGATTTTTCAGATTCACATAATGGGTTTTACATCAATGATAAAATTTATTTGAGAATACCATGGGGAAGATTAAATGTTACCGATCCATCAAGTTTTATGGTTTTAGATGATAATAAAAAATATCAAAGTTTACCAATACGTGATAAGTTTAATGTAGTAAAAACTGATGGGTTTGTTATATCAGGTATTATAATTCAGGATGAAAAAGTAATTGATATATTTCCTGGTAAAGATAAAATTCAAAAATTAATATACAAATGGAAAGGGTGGGATACTCCTTCATATAGAGAAAGACTTAAAAAAAGTTATTATATTATAAAAGATGCTTTTGCTAAGCTAAAGTAAAAATTTTAAGGTGGAGGAAAATACTCCACCTTTTTATACTTTTTATAATATCATTATTTATTGAACTGTATATAGTATTGGTAAAAAATAGTGTATTAAATTACCACCTTCAGGGCAAGCTAACCTTTGAGGTGGTATAATATGAACAAAATAAGAGTAGAAATACTATTAAAAGCAATTGAATTATTAAAAGCTGAATTAGATCAATTGATAGGCGAAACAAAAGATTTACTTGATCCTAATATTATAAATAAGAGTCAGGAGTTAGACAAGCTATTGGTTGAGTATTACGAATTACTAAAAGAATTAAAAGAATAAAAGTTTTAAGATGGACATAAATAGAGAGTATTGCAATGTTTTTTGGACAGCCTTAAGTATATTACCTATTTTCTATCAATTTTTTCAACAAAAAATCATCTTTTTAATATCTCAACATGATTCGGCTGGATTGGTGTTATATGGGTTAGCAATTTAAAAAGGCTCTATAATAAATGTTTGAATTACCACCCCAACATTTATGATAGAGCCTTTTATTTTATCATATTAAGTTTTTAAACAGGCTTTTTAAAGATAGCAGTAAGATTGCAGTAAAAATATATTAAGAAATATTTACAAAATTATTAAAACCTTAATTTTACTGGCAGGGGCGGAAGGACTCGAACCCTCAGCCGACGGTTTTGGAGACCGCTACTCTACCACTTGAGCTACGCCCCTATAAGCAATTTATATTATACTTACATTTTACTAATATGTCAATAAAAATTAATTCATATATTTAAATTTGGCGCGCCCAGGAGGACTCGAACCCCCAACCCTCAGATCCGTAGTCTGATGCTCTATCCAATTGAGCCATGGGCGCTAACTTAATGCAAATAATATTATAATATCAAAAAGATATTTTTTCAAGGAATTTTAATAACTTTGTTATCAAAAAACCATTATTTATTGATTGATTAACATAATAAAATAAGATAAGATATAAGAAAAGAACTGAAATTTGACAAGGAGCTGCTTAAAATGACAAAAAAAATTATAATTTTAATTTGTATTTTTACACTGATGTTGTCATCAGTTGCTCTTAGCAATAATTATCGGATATTTATTGATAATAAAGAAATTAAAAATATTTCAATAACAAATAAATCAAATATTATTTATGTATCTATTTATGATTTATTCAAAAATTTAAATTATAAAATTGATTGGAATAGTAAAACAAAAGAAATTATTTTATTATCAAATTCATCAAAGATAACATTTAAGATAAATTCAAATATTGTTTTTATAGATAAAAAACAGGTAAAAATTTCTACAAAACCAACTATAATTAACCAAAGGTCATATTTAAATATACTTGATTTATCCAATATCATTGCTTACAATGCTTTTATTGATAAAAAAAATAATAAAATATACATAAATAGAAAAGTTGCTAGCATTTCACGTAGTAATTCAAGTAAAAATAGTAGTATAGATGCTAAACAAAATACTCAAAATACTGTGAATCAAATACAAAATAATTTAACTTCAATTAATTATTCATTTGCAAACAGCACATTTCAATTAAAAGCATCTTTGGTTAAACAAGGAAATTATAAGGTATATAAGCTGGAGAAACCAACAAGAATTGTTTTGGATATTTATGATACAAATGATATATTACTAAACAATAATATAAAAATAGATCATAATGGAATTAAATCGATAAGACATGCAATTAATAAAGATAAAGATGGGAAAATATTTACAAGAATAGTTGTTGATGTTTACGATGATATGGCTTTAGTTAATAGTTTTAAAGCTGTTTTTGAAGGAAATAATATTAATCTTTTTATTAACTTAAATCAATTGAGTTCTTCGTCAAAGTCAATTGATACAAATATTGATGATGAAACAACAGTTGAAAAAAATGTGTATAACATTGAAGGATTTAGTGTTGAAAAGGGAAATCTATTTGAAAAGATTATAATAAATTGTTCAAGTGACTCAGTTGCTACAATTAATGAAATTGCTAATAGTAATTATATTGTTTTAAGAATAAAAGATGCATTATTTAAAACATTAACTCAAGCAGTATATGATTATAATGATGAATATATTGACTTTATAGGAATTAATCAAAACTATGAACAAAAAATAACCGAATTTATTATTTCAAAAAAGTCTAATTACTTTGTATTAGACAAGACTTCTTTTGGTTACCAATTAATTTTAACAAACAATTTACCAATAATTAGACCGCTTGACCAAAGTAAATTACTAGTTGATAATGCTTTAGTTAGTTCTGTTATTTGTGATGTATACTATAGTAAGATTATTTTTAAGTCCACAAATGACATAATAATTTCAAATGCAGTATATAGCTTAAATGAATATATAACTACAATAGAAAAAGTTTATGATAAAGGGGTCTACAATGCCACCATTTATCTCAAACCTGATGTCGTTGCTCAAAAGACAATAAATCAAAATAATATTGTGATTACTTTTAATAAAAAGCAGAATAAAAAATTTGTGATTTACTTAGATCCAGGCCATGGAGGAAAAGATCCAGGTGCAATCTATAAAAAAATAATTAATGGGAAAACAGTAGCAACATATAACGAAAAAGATTTTAACCTTGATATATCTCTAAGATTAAAACAGGAACTTTTAAAATTAGGATATGAGGTATATATGACAAGAGAAGATGATAGATATATTGATCTTTACGAAAGAACAGATATGGCTAATAAGAAAAATGCTGATTTGTTTATTAGTATACACAATAATGCCCATGATTCAGATAAAGTAAGCGGGACAATGGTATTATATAAAAATAGCTCAAATACTAATTTAGTTATTGACAACAAACAATTTGCTAATATTGTACTAAATGAGATTATAAACTATACATTAATGCAAAACAAAGGAATAATTGAAAGACCTAACCTTGCTGTCTTACGGACCTCTAATATGTCAGCAGTATTGGTTGAGGTTGCATATGGAACTAATCAAAATGACTTAGACAAGTTACTATCTGATGACTTTAAAAATAATGTTGCAAAAGCAATTGCAACAGCTGTTGAAAAAATATTTATTAATAGAAAATAAAATAATAAAAGTAAGGGAAAACTAAAAAAACATTAGAAATTGAATCTTGTAAAAAGATTCAATTTCTTTTTTTATATATTGACTTTTGATTGAAAAAGTATATAATAATAATTGAATACGGGTATAGGGTATAAGGAGTTGATTTAATGAGTGAATATTCTAATGAGAAGGAAAATATTCTTGTTAGATTAAGAAAAATCGAAGGTCAAATTAAAGGTATTCAAAAAATGATTGAAAATGAAAAATCTTGTAATGAAGTTCTTACTCAAATTGCTGCTGCTAGGTCTGCACTTAACAAAGTAGGAACTATTATACTTGAAAAATATTCAAAAGCTTGTCTTTCCGAATTCAAAGAAACACAAGAGCAAAAAAATGTTGATGAATTGGTTGAAACCTTAATAAGGTTTATTAAATAAAAAAATAGGGTAAAAATAAATTTGAAAGGAGTTGTGGCATTATGTCAAATATTGTTACTATTACAAGAGAAAATTTTGAGCAAGAGGTAATTAAGTCTGATATCCCAGTATTAATTGATTTTTGGGCTGCTTGGTGTGGGCCATGTAGAATGGTTGCACCTGTTATAGAATCCTTATCAGACGAATATGTTGGAAAGGTTAAATTTGCTAAATTAAATGTTGATGATTATGGTGATCTTGCAGCTATTTATAGAGTAATGAGCATTCCAACAATAATGCTTTTTAAGGATGGGAAACCAGTAGATAAAATAATTGGTGCAAGACCTAAGGGAGATTTTGTAGCATTTCTTAATAGAAATCTATAAAAAAGGTGAACCACTTTAAGTGGCTCACCTTTTTTAATAGGTTAATGTTATGTCGGCTTTAATTTCTACGCTACCAGGTTCAATTTGAATAGCACTATCTTGAGCAGCAACAGATGTCATTTTATTATATGTTGTTATTGGATAGTTTACATAGGTATTTTCTGTAACATTTCTTGGTTTACCTAATTTAACGCCAATATTATCAGCAATTACAGTTGCTTTGCTTTTTGCTACATTAACTGCTTTTGCTAGAGCTTGATTATAGTATTTATCCAAATTTGAAACATCATATCTAATATCAGAAATATTATTAGATCCATTCTTAACTGCTGTATCAATTACTTTTCCTGTATTTTGAATATTTCTTATTGTTACTTGTATGTCAGAACTTGCATAAAAGCCTATAATTTTTGAACTGCCTGTGTCTTTTTCATAACTATACTTTGGATATACATTAACTCTTATTGTTTTTATGTCATTTGTTGAAATTCCTAGCTTTTTAATTGAATCAATTATTCTATTTATCTTGAGTGCGGTTTCTTTGTAAGCTTCATCTGCACTTACATTTTCGCTTAAAACACCAGCGGTTATTATTGAGATATCTGGTTGAGCAAAAATTGAAGCAGAACCTTTAACAATGATTTCTGTCGTAGATGAAGTGCCTTGATTAGCTGCGATACCTTGAGATAAGTTTCCATTAAAAATTAGAGCAAAACTAATTATTAAGAAAATAGAACTAATAAATATGAATGACTTTTTATTGATCATATAAAACAACTCCTTTTTTCTTTTATTAATTAAAACGAACAGAATAAAAAGATGTTATTTATTCTATAAAAATAATTTTTTAAATTGTGATGGCGTAACACCTTCTAATTTTTTAAAAACGTAGCAAAAATAACTTATATTTTTAAAACCAACATCATAACAAATCTCTTTTACTTGTGAATAGTCATTTTTTATAAGCATTTCCTTTGCTTTTTGAATTCTTACTCTTATTAAATATTCATAAGGAGTTATTTTAAATGTCTTTTTAAATAAATTACATAAATGCTGTGGTGAAAGTTGAACAATTTTTGATAAATCTTCAAGTGATAATTCTAATTTATAATTTTCGTCAATAAATTTTAAGATTGGCGATAATCTTACATAATTTGATTCAAAATTATTATCAACACCATTTTGTATTGCCATAGCTAAATTTAATATGAAATTATATACTAATTGAGAACATTCAAGAGAAACATAGTAATTTGCACTATAATATTTGTTACTAATTGCTTGCATTATACTTTCAAGCAAAGACTTATTTGGTAATGAAAAGACTTCGTAACTTTTTATTTCAAGTGATTTCAATACTTCATTTACTGCAGGACCGTTGAAAGTAAGCCAAATTGTAGACCAATTATTTTCTATTGGATAATATTCGTGTGGGACATTAGGAAATAAGAAAAAACCCATATTTTCATCAATTATATATTTTTTATTATCAACAATAAAAAAACCTTTGCCTGATAATGTATGTAAATAGTGATAATCAGGAAAACCTTCTTTTCTGTATACTTTTTCTTGTGAATCTCTTGTCCCTATACCTTTTAAAATTATTGGCAACTTTTG carries:
- the trxA gene encoding thioredoxin, which produces MMSNIVTITRENFEQEVIKSDIPVLIDFWAAWCGPCRMVAPVIESLSDEYVGKVKFAKLNVDDYGDLAAIYRVMSIPTIMLFKDGKPVDKIIGARPKGDFVAFLNRNL
- a CDS encoding N-acetylmuramoyl-L-alanine amidase; protein product: MTKKIIILICIFTLMLSSVALSNNYRIFIDNKEIKNISITNKSNIIYVSIYDLFKNLNYKIDWNSKTKEIILLSNSSKITFKINSNIVFIDKKQVKISTKPTIINQRSYLNILDLSNIIAYNAFIDKKNNKIYINRKVASISRSNSSKNSSIDAKQNTQNTVNQIQNNLTSINYSFANSTFQLKASLVKQGNYKVYKLEKPTRIVLDIYDTNDILLNNNIKIDHNGIKSIRHAINKDKDGKIFTRIVVDVYDDMALVNSFKAVFEGNNINLFINLNQLSSSSKSIDTNIDDETTVEKNVYNIEGFSVEKGNLFEKIIINCSSDSVATINEIANSNYIVLRIKDALFKTLTQAVYDYNDEYIDFIGINQNYEQKITEFIISKKSNYFVLDKTSFGYQLILTNNLPIIRPLDQSKLLVDNALVSSVICDVYYSKIIFKSTNDIIISNAVYSLNEYITTIEKVYDKGVYNATIYLKPDVVAQKTINQNNIVITFNKKQNKKFVIYLDPGHGGKDPGAIYKKIINGKTVATYNEKDFNLDISLRLKQELLKLGYEVYMTREDDRYIDLYERTDMANKKNADLFISIHNNAHDSDKVSGTMVLYKNSSNTNLVIDNKQFANIVLNEIINYTLMQNKGIIERPNLAVLRTSNMSAVLVEVAYGTNQNDLDKLLSDDFKNNVAKAIATAVEKIFINRK
- a CDS encoding metal-sensitive transcriptional regulator — encoded protein: MSEYSNEKENILVRLRKIEGQIKGIQKMIENEKSCNEVLTQIAAARSALNKVGTIILEKYSKACLSEFKETQEQKNVDELVETLIRFIK
- a CDS encoding Spo0E family sporulation regulatory protein-aspartic acid phosphatase; protein product: MNKIRVEILLKAIELLKAELDQLIGETKDLLDPNIINKSQELDKLLVEYYELLKELKE
- a CDS encoding AraC family transcriptional regulator produces the protein MNQVFLVTTGLEQKLPIILKGIGTRDSQEKVYRKEGFPDYHYLHTLSGKGFFIVDNKKYIIDENMGFFLFPNVPHEYYPIENNWSTIWLTFNGPAVNEVLKSLEIKSYEVFSLPNKSLLESIMQAISNKYYSANYYVSLECSQLVYNFILNLAMAIQNGVDNNFESNYVRLSPILKFIDENYKLELSLEDLSKIVQLSPQHLCNLFKKTFKITPYEYLIRVRIQKAKEMLIKNDYSQVKEICYDVGFKNISYFCYVFKKLEGVTPSQFKKLFL
- a CDS encoding SIMPL domain-containing protein, which produces MINKKSFIFISSIFLIISFALIFNGNLSQGIAANQGTSSTTEIIVKGSASIFAQPDISIITAGVLSENVSADEAYKETALKINRIIDSIKKLGISTNDIKTIRVNVYPKYSYEKDTGSSKIIGFYASSDIQVTIRNIQNTGKVIDTAVKNGSNNISDIRYDVSNLDKYYNQALAKAVNVAKSKATVIADNIGVKLGKPRNVTENTYVNYPITTYNKMTSVAAQDSAIQIEPGSVEIKADITLTY